A stretch of Mytilus edulis chromosome 11, xbMytEdul2.2, whole genome shotgun sequence DNA encodes these proteins:
- the LOC139495051 gene encoding uncharacterized protein — protein MSLTFKGSEPILPNNKSQAIQRFNHLRKRLRNDARYRNDYFKSMDDLITKGFAEKVKPSQSDNEGHVWYIPHHGVYHPQKPEKVRVVFDCSSRYKGESLNDYLLQGPDLTNSLVGVLCRFRQEPIAVVCDIEQMFLQFKVRTEHQDYLRFLWWDNYEDLSKEPCEYRMNVHLFGAASSPGCANFGLKQLANDYEADFGSEVSNFIRRDFYVDDGLKSVSNVTEAVNLIHGSVEMCNKRGLRLHKFLSNSKDVLAHIPEKDRAKELNLNLSHDELPTTKTLGIEWCIELDVFQFRITLNNKPPTRLGMLSTLSAVYDPLGIISPIIPVGKQLLQDLCKDQTDWDTPLPEDIQNKWERWKQDLIDLELLKINRCFKPVDFGEVKFIEFHHFSDASSNGYGQCSYVRLFNFKQQVHCALVIGKSRVVPLKPITIPRLELTAAVISVKISAILRDELEYSDKNVTEYFWTDSNVVLGYIANDSRRFHVFVANRVQQIRDNTEPFQWNYVSSAENPADIASRGATPIKLRESKWFTGPDFLWNAEHVVRKELSDTYKPLLNDPEVRKVKVMSTSTCLPPPASILERLEYFSDWNRAKHATALCLNLRNALLAKRPKGTCLSVNVEDMRQAELEIVKRVQDTFFKEELLILRSFDSEGPFEANDSVKVRNNTMKKKSSLYKLNPFLDQAGIIRVGGRIRRADLSIDLKHPIILPRHSHVTELIMRYFNEKSFHQGRGITKNTIRSHGYWIIGCSSAVSNLLFKCVTCRKLRSQTQVQKMADLPVDRLETVPPFTYCGVDQFGPWLIKEGRKELKRYGVLFTCLSSRSIHIETANSLDTSSFINALRRFVSIRGPVRHLRCDQGTNFVGA, from the coding sequence ATGTCCTTGACCTTTAAAGGATCCGAACCGATATTACCGAACAACAAGTCTCAAGCCATTCAGAGATTCAATCATCTTCGAAAGCGTTTACGCAATGATGCTCGATACCGAAATGACTATTTTAAGAGTATGGATGACTTAATAACAAAGGGATTTGCGGAGAAAGTTAAACCGTCTCAATCCGATAACGAAGGACATGTTTGGTACATACCACATCACGGAGTATATCATCCTCAGAAGCCCGAAAAAGTCCGTGTTGTGTTTGATTGTAGTTCTAGATACAAAGGTGAATCACTAAACGATTACTTGCTGCAAGGCCCAGACTTAACGAACTCGTTGGTAGGAGTGCTTTGTAGATTTCGTCAAGAACCAATTGCAGTAGTCTGCGATATTGAACAAATGTTTTTACAGTTCAAAGTGAGAACTGAACACCAAGATTATTTACGATTTTTGTGGTGGGACAATTATGAAGATCTTTCGAAAGAACCGTGCGAATACAGGATGAACGTCCATTTATTTGGGGCCGCATCATCCCCAGGATGTGCCAATTTTGGACTTAAACAACTTGCTAATGATTATGAAGCCGATTTTGGTTCCGAAGTATCGAACTTTATTAGACGTGATTTTTACGTTGACGATGGGCTTAAATCTGTGTCAAACGTTACAGAAGCAGTAAACCTTATACATGGTAGTGTAGAAATGTGCAATAAGCGTGGTCTTCGGTTGCACAAATTTTTGTCAAATTCTAAGGATGTTTTAGCGCACATACCAGAAAAGGATCGTGCCAAAGAGTTGAATTTAAACTTATCACATGATGAACTTCCTACGACAAAGACATTAGGAATTGAATGGTGTATTGAATTAGATGTGTTTCAATTTCGTATCACGCTCAACAACAAGCCGCCTACCAGGCTAGGAATGCTGTCTACATTAAGCGCAGTATATGATCCGCTAGGTATTATCTCACCCATCATTCCTGTTGGGAAACAGCTCTTGCAAGATTTATGTAAGGATCAAACCGATTGGGATACCCCGTTACCAGAAGATATCCAGAACAAATGGGAAAGGTGGAAGCAAGACTTAATAGACCTTGAATTATTGAAAATCAATCGTTGCTTCAAACCGGTCGACTTTGGCGAAGTAAAATTCATagaatttcatcatttttcagATGCTAGTTCAAATGGTTACGGTCAGTGTTCATACGTTCGCCTTTTCAACTTTAAACAACAAGTACATTGTGCTCTGGTTATTGGTAAATCTCGAGTAGTTCCGTTAAAGCCCATTACGATTCCCAGGTTAGAGCTTACGGCTGCAGTAATCTCCGTGAAAATCAGTGCAATTTTGAGAGATGAACTTGAGTATTCCGATAAAAATGTCACTGAGTATTTCTGGACCGATAGTAACGTAGTACTAGGTTATATTGCGAATGATTCCAGGCGTTTTCATGTGTTTGTGGCTAACAGAGTACAACAGATTCGCGACAACACCGAACCATTTCAGTGGAATTATGTCAGTTCTGCCGAAAACCCAGCCGACATTGCTTCTCGTGGAGCTACACCGATCAAATTAAGAGAATCAAAGTGGTTTACGGGACCAGATTTCTTATGGAATGCGGAACACGTAGTCAGAAAGGAATTATCGGATACGTATAAACCGTTATTGAATGACCCGGAAGTTAGAAAAGTTAAAGTAATGTCTACAAGTACTTGTTTACCTCCTCCTGCGTCCATACTTGAACGTTTAGAATACTTTTCAGATTGGAACAGAGCTAAACATGCGACAGCTCTTTGCTTGAACCTGAGAAATGCGTTGCTAGCAAAACGTCCGAAGGGAACCTGTTTATCCGTTAACGTGGAAGACATGCGACAAGCTGAACTTGAAATTGTCAAAAGGGTTCAAGACACTTTCTTCAAGGAAGAATTACTCATATTGCGTTCATTTGATTCTGAAGGACCGTTTGAAGCCAACGACTCAGTTAAAGTGCGAAACAATACTATGAAAAAGAAATCGTCTTTGTATAAACTTAACCCCTTTCTCGACCAGGCCGGCATCATCCGAGTTGGTGGCCGCATCCGACGTGCTGATCTGAGCATTGATTTGAAGCATCCTATTATATTACCTAGACATTCTCACGTCACCGAGCTTATCATGCGCTATTTTAACGAAAAATCATTTCACCAAGGACGTGGAATTACTAAGAACACAATACGTTCACATGGATATTGGATAATCGGATGTAGTTCTGCTGTTTCGAACCTTTTGTTTAAATGTGTTACATGTCGAAAATTGCGTAGCCAAACCCAAGTACAGAAAATGGCTGATTTACCGGTAGACCGACTAGAGACCGTGCCTCCATTCACGTACTGTGGTGTTGATCAGTTTGGACCTTGGTTAATTAAGGAGG